From Candidatus Krumholzibacteriia bacterium, a single genomic window includes:
- a CDS encoding GPP34 family phosphoprotein encodes MPNLAESLLLIALDDKEGTLPSRAATALPFALPAMLLHELAILSIVTHKGNRLLVSGRKRPEDPLLLDLMTLIQSARVPRTVKYWAGKLCELMPDLQERLLDRLLEDSILRNDNGRYLKISSSEQFPLQDELGDQAIRARLRRAILEDEKPDAESLALIGMIRSCGLLGELFSRDERREAGRRAREIVEESARAKKVRKPVSDLIGLINQEVSSAILAADSSSRES; translated from the coding sequence ATGCCGAATCTTGCCGAATCACTTTTGCTGATCGCTCTTGATGACAAGGAGGGCACTCTGCCCTCCCGTGCGGCGACTGCCCTGCCCTTTGCGCTTCCGGCCATGCTGCTTCACGAACTGGCGATCTTGTCCATCGTGACCCACAAGGGAAATCGCCTGCTGGTCTCCGGGAGAAAGCGCCCGGAGGATCCGCTTCTGCTCGACCTGATGACCTTGATCCAGTCTGCCCGAGTTCCTCGAACCGTGAAATATTGGGCGGGCAAGCTTTGTGAACTGATGCCGGACCTGCAGGAGCGGCTTCTGGACCGCCTGCTGGAAGACTCGATTCTTCGCAATGACAACGGGCGCTACCTGAAGATTTCCAGCTCCGAGCAGTTTCCGCTTCAGGACGAACTGGGAGATCAGGCGATCCGGGCTCGCTTGCGACGCGCGATTCTTGAAGACGAGAAGCCGGATGCCGAGAGCCTTGCCCTTATCGGGATGATTCGATCCTGCGGGCTTCTGGGCGAACTGTTTAGTCGGGATGAGCGCCGCGAAGCCGGCCGCCGTGCGAGGGAGATCGTAGAGGAAAGTGCCCGCGCGAAAAAAGTACGCAAGCCGGTGTCGGATCTGATCGGCCTGATCAACCAGGAAGTGAGCTCTGCGATTCTGGCGGCAGATTCCTCCTCCCGAGAATCCTGA
- a CDS encoding MFS transporter, with amino-acid sequence MKLPAEAVLRKLFASAFFMDAGFFLLVAALPYKVLDLGGGSLELGMMPTPSSLVYIVMTQLVGRWSDSFGRFRMSRYGALALIAFAALAFQADTYWKLLLLMPLFGFGASLFWPSIQAAIGDLSAGNAKALVHNTGRFNVAWGVGKALGYFSAGMLLAHYSFRATFLTAIGLIAASFLFTPKEEVSSEAVEPEAAPGTDPSRGDRFRKMAWLANFASFGASAVLANLLPEWFVNRGWPESRFGIFLGALFALQTAVFALLASRIRFADSVSRLLLPQLLAALAILSLPFLPGFFSLMLITPLIGFSFGVTYAASIYYSLHTESGKGKNAGIHESLIGASVFLFPLAGGMIVRLSGSLASPYLFMGSVMLMALALQWVWAVKKS; translated from the coding sequence ATGAAACTCCCAGCAGAGGCAGTTTTGCGGAAGCTCTTTGCTTCCGCCTTTTTCATGGATGCGGGTTTTTTCCTACTGGTAGCAGCTCTCCCCTACAAGGTTCTCGACCTCGGAGGCGGCTCCCTGGAGTTGGGCATGATGCCCACTCCCAGTTCCCTGGTCTATATCGTCATGACCCAACTGGTCGGGCGCTGGAGCGATTCTTTCGGCCGCTTCCGCATGAGCCGCTACGGCGCGCTGGCCCTCATTGCCTTCGCCGCGCTTGCCTTCCAGGCGGACACTTACTGGAAACTCCTGCTCCTGATGCCCCTCTTCGGATTCGGAGCTTCTCTCTTCTGGCCCAGCATTCAGGCGGCCATCGGAGACCTGTCTGCCGGCAATGCAAAAGCCCTGGTTCACAATACCGGGCGTTTCAATGTCGCCTGGGGTGTGGGAAAAGCTCTGGGCTATTTTTCTGCGGGAATGCTACTCGCCCACTACAGTTTCCGGGCTACCTTTCTCACGGCCATCGGCCTGATTGCCGCCAGCTTCCTCTTTACTCCGAAAGAGGAAGTTTCTTCCGAAGCAGTTGAACCGGAGGCCGCTCCCGGTACGGACCCTTCCCGGGGTGATCGTTTTCGGAAAATGGCCTGGCTCGCCAACTTTGCTTCCTTCGGAGCTTCGGCGGTGCTGGCCAACCTGCTCCCTGAGTGGTTTGTAAATCGAGGCTGGCCGGAAAGCCGCTTCGGCATTTTCCTTGGCGCACTCTTCGCTCTTCAGACGGCGGTCTTCGCCCTTCTGGCCAGCCGGATCCGCTTTGCAGACTCGGTGAGCCGGCTTCTTCTTCCCCAGTTGCTTGCTGCGCTGGCGATTCTGTCGCTCCCCTTCCTCCCCGGCTTCTTTTCACTCATGCTCATCACTCCGCTGATCGGCTTCAGCTTCGGAGTCACCTATGCGGCCAGCATCTACTACAGCCTTCATACAGAAAGCGGGAAAGGAAAGAACGCGGGGATTCACGAGAGTCTGATCGGGGCAAGCGTCTTCCTCTTTCCCCTGGCCGGCGGCATGATTGTTCGGCTCAGCGGCTCCCTGGCTTCGCCTTATCTGTTCATGGGATCCGTCATGCTGATGGCCCTTGCCCTGCAATGGGTCTGGGCGGTGAAGAAGAGCTAG
- a CDS encoding peptidylprolyl isomerase, which translates to MKRSFARPSEERRPIRYATFTRRTLPFVLALLLLSCGKAEKGGQATERTSVAETLEGDLLLRVGSSTLSREDFERLLPSEYRGLMTLEEKQELLGRWRETELLFRAAEASGLHEDPELQFKLQQQRRDFLATAYLQRQLDEKVRVTEEEIRDFFEENRKELSIEYRYRRIVVSTREEAQKIYKDLKRGKTSFKRAARLFSKDASSEVGGDMGWVSPLSMVPEIRKRITAADPPDYSKPFETIWGWTIVQHRLRRGNKSVSSNQEVREEIIRRLVMEKRRDVHRTLIRDLEQDFPVLYHPDLNALLQDKSSSPKE; encoded by the coding sequence ATGAAAAGGTCCTTCGCAAGACCCAGCGAGGAGAGGCGCCCAATCCGCTACGCGACGTTTACTAGAAGGACACTGCCTTTCGTCCTCGCGCTCCTGCTCCTGTCTTGCGGGAAGGCGGAGAAGGGGGGGCAGGCCACGGAGCGGACTTCGGTCGCAGAGACTCTGGAGGGAGATCTCCTGCTGCGTGTCGGTTCGTCCACGCTTTCCCGGGAGGATTTCGAGCGACTCCTGCCCTCCGAGTATCGGGGCCTGATGACGCTGGAGGAGAAACAGGAACTGCTGGGTCGCTGGCGGGAGACGGAGCTGTTATTTCGCGCTGCGGAAGCTTCCGGTCTGCACGAGGATCCGGAGCTTCAGTTCAAGCTGCAACAACAGCGCCGGGATTTTCTGGCTACGGCCTACCTGCAGCGTCAACTCGACGAGAAGGTTCGCGTGACGGAAGAGGAGATCCGGGATTTCTTCGAGGAGAACCGCAAGGAACTGTCCATCGAGTACCGTTATCGCCGGATTGTCGTGAGTACCCGCGAAGAAGCGCAGAAGATCTACAAGGATCTCAAGCGCGGAAAGACTTCCTTCAAGCGTGCGGCTCGCCTTTTCTCCAAGGACGCTTCTTCGGAAGTGGGAGGAGACATGGGCTGGGTATCGCCTCTTTCCATGGTTCCCGAAATCCGCAAACGAATCACGGCAGCCGACCCGCCCGATTACTCCAAGCCCTTTGAGACCATCTGGGGCTGGACGATCGTGCAACATCGTCTTCGCCGCGGAAACAAGTCCGTGTCCTCCAATCAGGAGGTGCGTGAAGAGATCATCCGCCGACTGGTGATGGAAAAGCGACGGGATGTTCACCGAACCCTGATCCGGGATCTGGAGCAGGACTTCCCCGTTCTTTATCACCCTGACCTGAACGCATTACTGCAGGACAAATCGTCCTCTCCCAAGGAGTAG
- a CDS encoding sodium-dependent transporter has protein sequence MKESRGQWSGRMGFVLAAAGSAVGLGNLWKFPYITYENGGGAFVLVYIAAVILIGAPVMIAEILLGRRSQRSPVGAFLSLAGKNRAWGGVGFLGVLTGFVILSYYSVVAGWTLRYIAMAFSGGLGELAGNPAHLQDFFGGFLSNGPQQIFFLFLFMSMTVTVVILGVQKGIERAAKFLMPVLFAILGVLVIYSFSTPGFSKAVTFLFRPNFSELTTGAVLEALGHSFFTLSLGMGAMLTYGSYMRKKDSIPRAAITITFLDTLIAIMACLIMFSIIFSFDFEVKKSATILFTTLPTVFFKLPGGAMISGLFYLLVAFAALTSTISLMEVVSSYAIDELGWERRRATLSMGAAIFVFGVLSALSLGGNKTLSGINLIGKESTAGVFGTLDYLASNWFLPVGGFFIALFVGWFLGRKDSTEELEEGHGEMPSYGIWRFLLRFAAPLVIGAIIVSVILGREYQ, from the coding sequence ATGAAGGAATCACGCGGCCAGTGGAGTGGAAGAATGGGATTCGTGCTGGCGGCAGCCGGAAGCGCCGTCGGACTCGGTAATCTCTGGAAGTTTCCCTACATCACCTACGAAAACGGGGGCGGCGCCTTTGTTCTCGTCTACATTGCAGCGGTGATTCTCATTGGCGCGCCGGTCATGATTGCCGAGATCCTTCTCGGCCGCAGAAGCCAGCGCAGCCCCGTCGGAGCCTTTCTCTCCCTGGCCGGAAAGAACCGCGCCTGGGGCGGGGTAGGATTTCTGGGAGTCCTGACCGGATTTGTCATCCTTTCCTACTACAGCGTCGTGGCTGGCTGGACCCTGCGATACATCGCCATGGCCTTCAGCGGGGGGCTCGGGGAACTCGCGGGCAATCCCGCTCACCTGCAGGACTTCTTTGGAGGATTCCTGAGCAACGGCCCACAACAGATCTTCTTCCTCTTCCTCTTTATGTCCATGACGGTGACGGTCGTGATTCTCGGCGTTCAAAAGGGCATCGAGCGCGCGGCCAAGTTCCTGATGCCGGTTCTCTTTGCCATTCTCGGTGTGCTGGTCATCTACTCCTTCAGCACTCCCGGCTTTTCAAAAGCCGTGACTTTCCTCTTCCGCCCGAATTTCTCCGAGTTGACTACCGGCGCGGTCCTCGAGGCACTCGGGCACAGCTTCTTTACCCTGAGTCTCGGCATGGGCGCCATGCTCACCTACGGAAGCTATATGCGGAAGAAAGATTCCATTCCTCGTGCAGCGATCACGATCACCTTTCTCGATACGCTCATCGCCATCATGGCCTGCCTTATCATGTTCTCCATCATCTTCAGCTTCGACTTCGAAGTAAAAAAGAGCGCGACCATCCTCTTCACCACCCTGCCCACCGTTTTCTTCAAACTTCCGGGCGGGGCCATGATCAGTGGCCTCTTCTATCTGCTCGTGGCCTTTGCGGCCCTTACGAGTACGATCAGCCTGATGGAAGTAGTGTCCAGCTACGCCATTGATGAACTGGGCTGGGAACGGCGGCGAGCCACGCTGAGCATGGGCGCGGCCATTTTCGTCTTCGGTGTTCTGAGCGCCCTGAGCCTCGGCGGAAACAAGACTCTCAGCGGAATCAACCTGATCGGCAAGGAGTCCACGGCGGGAGTCTTCGGAACGCTGGACTACCTGGCCAGCAACTGGTTCCTGCCCGTCGGCGGCTTCTTCATTGCTCTCTTCGTGGGCTGGTTTCTCGGGCGGAAGGACAGTACTGAGGAACTGGAAGAGGGACACGGGGAGATGCCCAGCTATGGCATCTGGCGATTCCTTCTGCGTTTTGCCGCGCCTCTTGTGATCGGAGCCATCATTGTCAGCGTCATTCTCGGAAGGGAGTACCAGTAG
- a CDS encoding RNA-binding S4 domain-containing protein: MRLDLWLKRVCLIQSRSMAKRGCHEEKILLAGEAVKESHSVREGELLTLIFPGRSLEIEVLKVPSGNVSKKEAPDFYRVLGEELV; encoded by the coding sequence ATGAGGCTGGATCTCTGGCTCAAGCGGGTCTGCCTGATCCAAAGCCGGAGCATGGCCAAGCGCGGCTGCCATGAGGAGAAAATCCTGCTCGCCGGAGAGGCCGTGAAAGAGAGCCACAGTGTGCGGGAAGGGGAACTTCTCACCCTGATCTTCCCCGGTCGCAGTCTGGAAATCGAGGTTCTGAAAGTCCCCAGCGGCAATGTCAGCAAGAAAGAAGCTCCTGACTTCTACCGGGTTCTTGGGGAAGAGTTGGTATAA
- a CDS encoding peptidylprolyl isomerase, whose amino-acid sequence MPRHFRRALAAILMLVLAPLAIAQGGDTMMDKIVATVDDEVILLSSVLSDVQLFLMQSGVRPDSTQFEQLMRESLENMVKEKILLAKARREGIQVEQEEVDVALERHIAGLVEQSGGEERFDRQLREEGLTRLDLDRRLREPMTEQILVQRLVEGVTFSIQVSEEEAREYFLENQGNREMMPWRPTAVKLSHILVLPRPSEDRQARADVVLEEAKKRLGSGEDFGSVARELSQGPAADRGGDLGWFQLQDIAQPELQEALATMSPGETRDDVLSGAGLHILKLVNRIGARVHFLQIFIPMEITEDDRSLARVRAREVQTFLKDGGSWEEAVNQYSDDDYSRQQGGALPLVPEEQLDERYREVVSLLEPGETSSVFAGLRGYQIVRLDQREEERPFEFDEITEELRSELIGRRRNEALESYLLELEDEIYVDRKGLPDPSELLAPR is encoded by the coding sequence ATGCCACGCCATTTCCGCCGCGCCCTTGCGGCTATTCTTATGCTTGTCCTTGCACCCCTGGCCATTGCCCAGGGTGGCGATACCATGATGGACAAGATTGTCGCAACCGTGGACGACGAGGTCATCCTTCTCAGTTCCGTGCTCAGCGATGTCCAGCTCTTTCTCATGCAGAGCGGTGTCCGCCCGGATTCTACCCAGTTCGAGCAACTCATGCGGGAGTCTCTTGAGAACATGGTCAAGGAGAAGATCCTCCTGGCCAAGGCTCGAAGGGAAGGGATTCAGGTGGAGCAGGAAGAGGTGGATGTGGCCCTCGAGCGGCACATCGCCGGACTCGTTGAGCAGAGCGGGGGAGAAGAGCGATTCGATCGCCAACTTCGCGAAGAGGGTTTGACGCGCCTGGATCTGGATCGCCGTCTTCGGGAGCCGATGACCGAGCAAATACTGGTTCAGAGACTCGTGGAAGGGGTCACCTTTTCGATTCAGGTAAGTGAAGAGGAGGCGCGGGAGTATTTCCTTGAAAACCAGGGCAATCGCGAAATGATGCCCTGGCGTCCGACCGCCGTAAAACTGTCTCACATTCTCGTTCTTCCCCGCCCCAGCGAGGATCGACAGGCCAGAGCGGATGTGGTGCTGGAGGAGGCGAAGAAGCGCCTGGGTTCCGGCGAGGATTTCGGAAGTGTTGCCCGGGAACTCAGTCAGGGCCCGGCCGCCGATCGGGGTGGCGACCTGGGCTGGTTCCAGCTTCAGGACATTGCCCAGCCGGAACTTCAGGAAGCGCTGGCCACCATGTCTCCCGGAGAGACCCGCGATGATGTCCTCTCCGGCGCCGGGCTTCATATCCTGAAACTCGTTAATCGCATCGGTGCCCGGGTTCACTTCCTGCAGATTTTCATTCCCATGGAGATCACCGAAGACGACCGTTCTCTTGCAAGAGTCCGGGCGCGCGAGGTGCAGACTTTCCTCAAGGATGGCGGTTCCTGGGAAGAGGCTGTGAATCAATACAGCGATGACGACTACAGCCGCCAGCAGGGCGGCGCACTTCCTCTGGTTCCGGAAGAGCAGCTGGATGAGCGTTACCGGGAAGTGGTCAGTTTGCTGGAGCCGGGGGAAACCTCCTCTGTCTTTGCCGGGCTTCGCGGATACCAGATCGTGCGACTCGACCAGCGCGAAGAGGAACGCCCCTTTGAGTTCGATGAAATCACAGAGGAATTGCGCAGCGAGTTGATCGGCCGCCGCCGCAATGAGGCTCTGGAGAGTTATCTTCTGGAGTTGGAAGATGAAATCTATGTCGATCGCAAGGGGCTTCCCGATCCCTCAGAATTGCTGGCTCCCCGATGA
- the mfd gene encoding transcription-repair coupling factor codes for MSPNLNVSLLADVGKELRELLSSGPARRVLTGLKSSSLPFLLSRLDQELEDRKPWVLLSAQAAEAEALASDLKGLGVEGVEFFPESEILPYDRHSEDRNLVSARVETLEALAEGRVRVLCISVRSWMRKLMDPERLLQISFELEKGRQVELEDLRDQLTALGYRETGLVEEAGDFAIKGGIVDLFSPTQELPVRLELDGDEVASLRLFDPSSQLSTGRIDSIRVLPCSPVILDSQARDRAVRELQRHFPSDSILTGELISAFLDGIHFEGIDRYSGWLLDERNIESYLPDSFRMILIDEQAIRERWEQMSGEAERRHRLALEKDDFPPPLPWSWRDSEDLAAILSRKEILLVEDELSETMGSPRAPMLRFSVKSQPSFGSSVKELRKDLEERVDKGYRIWIYCDNEGQADRLREILPSIRDQVHFPVADLQYGFFLPSEKLALFTDHEIFDRYKRVRRSRRVYRGKGPIRDRSLLKPGDYVVHIHHGVARYRGIVKKDILGEEQELFHLSYAGDQELFVPVERLHLVERYMGRDDGKPGLNRLGEKAWIRTRRKAEKAVREMATELIRLYARREASRGFSFPEDTPWQKELEASFLYQDTPDQGRASEEVKKDMEKPRPMDRLVCGDVGFGKTEVAIRAAFKAVQAGKQVAILVPTTILAQQHFQTFSERLREYPVRIDMVSRFRKAAEIRESLEKLAEGKTDLIIGTHRLLSQDVKFKDIGLLVVDEEHRFGVKHKERLKNARASVDVITLTATPIPRTLNMSLGGIRDVSLIQTPPRDRLPVHTEVVAFDEEVIREAILREIDRGGQVFFVHNRVQTIEAMAAFIRELIPGIRVGIGHGQMDEKKLEQVMVDFIEGEFEVLVSSMIIESGLDIPRVNTILINRSDRFGVAQLHQLRGRVGRSRQRAFAYLMIPQDRRITDESRRRLEALVEFDELGSGYQLALRDLEIRGAGDMLGAKQHGHIAAVGFDLYLRLVNQAVREIQEGKNYVADVKVESDLSAFIPNDYIEDAGQKMSIYQRMGHLDRLDSLQDMKKEILDRFGPEPEELRNLFTILEIKILAQASGVRRVRMGKNCLVELREDATLDRELIRSLAARFGRKLLFRKQEPWILELRSAENDLSSDLRELLEELRGKLSPLLSPSSSD; via the coding sequence ATGAGCCCGAACCTGAATGTCTCCCTGCTGGCAGATGTGGGAAAAGAACTGCGGGAACTCCTCTCGTCGGGGCCAGCCCGTCGTGTCCTGACGGGTCTGAAGTCTTCGAGTCTGCCCTTTCTTCTCTCCCGGCTGGATCAGGAACTGGAGGATCGAAAGCCCTGGGTCCTTCTCTCCGCGCAGGCGGCGGAGGCTGAAGCTCTGGCCTCCGATCTGAAAGGGCTCGGCGTAGAGGGCGTGGAGTTCTTTCCCGAGTCGGAGATTCTTCCCTACGACCGCCACAGTGAAGACCGCAACCTGGTTTCCGCGAGAGTGGAAACTCTGGAAGCTCTGGCCGAAGGCCGCGTGCGGGTTCTTTGCATCAGCGTCCGTTCCTGGATGCGGAAACTCATGGATCCCGAACGCCTCCTCCAGATCAGCTTCGAACTGGAGAAAGGCAGGCAGGTCGAGCTGGAGGATCTTCGCGATCAACTCACGGCTCTCGGCTATCGCGAAACAGGGCTTGTGGAGGAGGCCGGGGATTTCGCTATCAAGGGCGGCATCGTTGATCTCTTCAGCCCCACGCAGGAACTTCCCGTCCGTCTGGAGCTGGATGGAGATGAAGTGGCGAGCCTGCGACTCTTTGATCCTTCCAGCCAGTTATCCACGGGACGCATTGACTCGATCCGCGTGCTTCCCTGCTCTCCGGTAATTCTGGATTCCCAGGCCCGGGATCGCGCTGTCCGGGAACTGCAGCGGCACTTTCCTTCCGACAGCATCCTGACCGGGGAACTGATCTCGGCCTTTCTCGACGGGATTCACTTTGAGGGTATCGACCGGTACAGCGGCTGGCTTCTCGATGAACGAAACATTGAAAGCTATCTGCCCGACAGTTTCCGCATGATCCTGATCGACGAACAGGCGATCCGGGAGCGCTGGGAGCAGATGTCCGGGGAGGCGGAGCGGAGACATCGCCTCGCCCTGGAGAAGGACGACTTCCCGCCGCCTCTTCCCTGGTCCTGGCGCGATAGCGAAGATCTGGCCGCAATTCTCTCTCGCAAGGAGATCCTGCTCGTAGAGGACGAACTGTCCGAAACCATGGGAAGCCCTCGGGCGCCGATGCTGCGCTTCTCCGTGAAGAGCCAGCCCTCCTTCGGCAGCAGCGTGAAGGAGCTGCGGAAGGATCTTGAAGAGAGAGTCGACAAAGGCTACCGGATCTGGATCTATTGCGACAACGAGGGGCAGGCCGATCGTCTCCGAGAAATCCTCCCCTCGATTCGCGACCAGGTTCACTTTCCCGTGGCCGACCTGCAATACGGCTTTTTCCTTCCCTCCGAAAAACTGGCTCTCTTCACCGACCACGAGATCTTCGATCGCTACAAGCGGGTTCGCCGAAGCCGCCGCGTCTACCGGGGAAAAGGCCCGATTCGCGACCGCTCCCTGCTCAAACCCGGCGACTATGTCGTCCACATTCATCATGGGGTGGCGCGCTATCGCGGCATCGTGAAGAAAGACATTCTGGGGGAGGAGCAGGAGCTTTTTCACCTGAGCTATGCGGGTGATCAGGAACTCTTTGTACCCGTCGAGCGGCTTCATCTTGTGGAACGCTACATGGGTCGGGATGATGGAAAGCCCGGACTGAACCGTCTCGGAGAAAAAGCCTGGATACGAACCCGCCGCAAGGCCGAGAAGGCCGTGCGCGAGATGGCCACCGAGTTGATTCGCCTCTATGCAAGGCGGGAGGCCAGCCGCGGGTTTTCCTTTCCGGAGGACACGCCCTGGCAGAAGGAACTGGAGGCCAGCTTCCTCTATCAGGACACCCCGGATCAGGGACGGGCCAGTGAGGAAGTGAAAAAGGACATGGAGAAGCCTCGGCCCATGGACCGGCTGGTCTGTGGGGATGTCGGTTTCGGCAAGACCGAGGTCGCCATTCGCGCCGCCTTCAAGGCCGTTCAGGCGGGCAAGCAGGTGGCGATTCTCGTGCCAACGACCATTCTCGCCCAACAGCACTTCCAGACCTTTTCAGAAAGACTTCGGGAGTATCCGGTGCGCATCGACATGGTCAGTCGCTTTCGGAAGGCAGCGGAAATTCGCGAAAGTCTGGAGAAACTGGCGGAGGGAAAGACGGATCTGATTATCGGAACCCATCGGCTCCTGAGTCAGGATGTGAAGTTCAAGGACATCGGGCTTCTCGTGGTGGACGAGGAGCATCGCTTCGGGGTGAAGCACAAGGAGAGGCTGAAGAATGCACGGGCCTCCGTGGATGTGATCACCCTGACGGCCACTCCGATTCCGCGAACCCTGAACATGTCTCTCGGCGGGATTCGGGATGTGTCACTCATCCAGACGCCGCCGCGAGACCGCTTGCCGGTGCATACGGAGGTCGTGGCCTTTGACGAAGAGGTGATTCGGGAAGCCATTCTTCGGGAGATCGACCGCGGCGGGCAGGTCTTCTTCGTTCACAACCGGGTGCAGACGATTGAGGCCATGGCTGCCTTCATTCGGGAACTGATTCCGGGAATCCGCGTGGGCATCGGCCACGGGCAGATGGATGAAAAGAAGCTCGAGCAGGTGATGGTGGACTTCATTGAGGGGGAGTTCGAGGTTCTTGTCAGCAGCATGATCATCGAGTCGGGTCTGGACATTCCCCGTGTGAACACCATCCTCATCAACCGCTCCGATCGCTTCGGAGTGGCTCAGCTGCATCAGCTTCGGGGCCGGGTGGGAAGAAGCCGCCAGCGAGCCTTTGCCTACCTGATGATTCCGCAGGACCGGAGAATCACCGATGAAAGCCGTCGCCGCCTGGAGGCTCTCGTCGAGTTCGACGAACTGGGAAGCGGTTACCAGCTTGCCCTTCGCGACCTTGAAATCCGGGGCGCCGGGGACATGCTCGGTGCCAAGCAGCACGGGCACATCGCCGCCGTCGGCTTCGACCTCTACCTTCGCCTGGTCAATCAGGCAGTTAGGGAGATTCAGGAAGGGAAAAACTATGTAGCCGATGTGAAGGTCGAGAGCGATCTCAGTGCCTTTATCCCCAATGACTACATTGAGGATGCGGGCCAGAAGATGAGCATCTATCAGCGGATGGGGCATCTGGATCGTCTGGACTCGCTTCAGGACATGAAAAAGGAAATCCTGGACCGCTTCGGCCCGGAGCCCGAAGAACTCCGGAACCTCTTTACGATTCTGGAGATCAAGATTCTTGCCCAGGCCTCGGGGGTTCGCAGGGTTCGCATGGGAAAAAACTGTCTTGTCGAACTGCGCGAGGACGCCACGCTCGACCGCGAGCTGATCCGCTCCCTGGCCGCCCGCTTCGGCAGAAAACTGCTGTTTCGCAAGCAGGAACCCTGGATTCTGGAGCTTCGTTCCGCGGAAAATGACCTGTCGAGCGATCTGCGGGAATTGCTCGAAGAGCTTCGGGGGAAGCTTAGTCCCTTGCTTTCTCCCTCCTCATCGGATTAG